In Bradyrhizobium erythrophlei, a single genomic region encodes these proteins:
- a CDS encoding glycosyltransferase family 39 protein: MPPTLTSSASLPRRRRSTRRPRLRRLAAWVLASAKDRYGASAFVFTFAVIHALLWTVILINLKAAQDIHMDVAETFAWGQKFQFGYGKHPPLVGWVAGLWFRMFPVTDWATYLLAMTTVSCGLVICWMIATRVVDYRRAFFVVVMLAIYPIFNFKGFKFNPDLLQLVTLPLLVLAYLDAFSKRSAASGVWLGIAAALALMTKYWVLAMIGAVGLAALIHPERREFLRSPAPWVAMVTAILAMTPHLLWLKDVDFVPLTYAGDVYGHFTRAQTAMLVLGYIEHNLGLLVLPVVMAVLALTGISLRPPRAALARIWSAGANTGVKAMQALNIWFIQIIVAVGPPLGGLIFSVYMKTDWGISLFFLTPLALVAIQRLRLPGIALFRITAIWLVLTLATLAASPYIALHEFSDDPKVAFSYGARSQLARELTGLWHNRFFTRWSVVAGTTEVGEPMTFYSPDHPAPLTPGEVWSSGLTSLDEAKRLGFIGVCDTTDNRLPECEAWMAANGKDAEQVAVTTQRFFKGHAGPAITWKIYIVPPAK, from the coding sequence ATGCCGCCGACGCTGACTTCATCCGCAAGCTTGCCACGCCGCCGCCGGTCGACCCGGCGGCCGCGCCTCCGGCGGCTCGCGGCCTGGGTGCTGGCGTCGGCCAAGGACCGTTACGGCGCCTCAGCGTTCGTCTTCACCTTCGCGGTGATCCACGCCCTGCTGTGGACCGTCATCCTGATCAATCTGAAGGCAGCGCAGGACATCCATATGGATGTCGCGGAAACCTTCGCCTGGGGCCAGAAATTCCAGTTCGGTTACGGCAAGCACCCGCCGCTGGTGGGCTGGGTCGCCGGCCTCTGGTTCAGAATGTTCCCAGTCACCGACTGGGCCACCTATTTGCTGGCGATGACGACGGTGAGCTGCGGGCTCGTGATCTGCTGGATGATCGCGACGCGGGTGGTCGATTATCGCCGCGCCTTCTTCGTCGTGGTGATGCTTGCGATCTATCCGATCTTCAATTTCAAGGGCTTCAAATTCAATCCGGACCTCTTGCAACTCGTCACGCTGCCGCTTCTGGTGCTGGCCTATCTCGACGCGTTTTCAAAGCGCAGCGCCGCCTCCGGCGTCTGGCTCGGAATTGCCGCAGCGCTGGCGCTGATGACGAAATACTGGGTGCTGGCGATGATCGGTGCGGTCGGGCTTGCCGCGCTCATTCATCCCGAACGGCGCGAATTCCTGCGTTCGCCGGCGCCCTGGGTGGCGATGGTCACAGCGATCCTCGCGATGACCCCGCATCTGTTGTGGCTGAAGGACGTGGACTTTGTGCCGCTCACCTACGCCGGCGACGTCTATGGGCATTTCACCCGTGCGCAGACCGCGATGCTGGTGCTCGGCTACATCGAGCACAATCTGGGGCTGCTGGTGTTGCCGGTCGTGATGGCCGTGCTTGCCCTGACCGGAATAAGCCTGCGACCGCCACGGGCCGCATTGGCGCGCATCTGGTCAGCGGGCGCCAATACCGGCGTAAAGGCGATGCAGGCGCTCAACATCTGGTTCATCCAGATCATCGTCGCGGTCGGGCCGCCGCTCGGCGGACTGATCTTCTCGGTCTACATGAAGACCGATTGGGGCATCTCGCTGTTCTTCCTGACACCGCTCGCGCTGGTGGCGATTCAGCGCCTGCGTCTGCCCGGCATTGCCTTGTTCCGGATTACCGCGATCTGGCTGGTGCTCACATTGGCGACGCTCGCCGCTTCGCCGTATATCGCCCTGCACGAGTTCTCGGACGATCCCAAGGTTGCCTTCAGCTACGGTGCGCGGTCGCAATTGGCGCGTGAACTGACGGGGCTGTGGCACAATCGCTTCTTCACGCGCTGGTCAGTGGTCGCGGGCACGACCGAGGTCGGCGAACCCATGACGTTCTATAGTCCCGATCATCCGGCGCCGTTGACGCCGGGCGAAGTCTGGTCGTCGGGCCTGACCTCGCTGGACGAAGCCAAACGCCTCGGCTTCATCGGCGTCTGCGACACCACGGATAACCGCTTGCCTGAATGTGAGGCCTGGATGGCCGCCAACGGCAAGGATGCCGAGCAGGTCGCGGTGACCACGCAACGTTTCTTCAAGGGGCATGCGGGCCCCGCCATCACCTGGAAGATCTACATCGTGCCGCCGGCGAAGTAG
- a CDS encoding HPr family phosphocarrier protein, with protein MTDDGASPDTSSGPGIPEGAVSRELPIINKRGLHARASAKFVQMVERFDAEVWVTKGSETVGGTSIMGLMMLSAGPGTSIVVSAAGREAQAALDAITELVGAKFNEENP; from the coding sequence ATGACCGACGACGGCGCGTCGCCTGACACCTCTTCCGGACCGGGCATCCCGGAAGGCGCCGTTTCCCGCGAACTTCCCATCATCAACAAACGCGGCCTGCACGCGCGCGCATCAGCCAAATTCGTGCAGATGGTCGAGCGCTTCGACGCCGAAGTGTGGGTGACCAAGGGCAGCGAAACTGTCGGCGGCACATCGATCATGGGCCTGATGATGCTGTCGGCAGGCCCGGGAACGTCGATTGTGGTTTCCGCGGCCGGGCGCGAGGCTCAGGCTGCGCTCGACGCCATCACCGAACTCGTTGGCGCCAAGTTCAACGAAGAGAATCCGTAA
- a CDS encoding PTS sugar transporter subunit IIA: protein MIGLVLVTHGRLADEFKAALEHVMGPQKQIEAVTIGAEDDSDLCRSDIIEAVNRVDSGDGVAILTDMFGGTPSNLAISCMSRPKVEVLAGINLPMLVKLAKVREERTLPDAIAMAQEAGRKYVTIASRVLAGK, encoded by the coding sequence ATGATTGGTCTAGTACTTGTGACCCATGGGCGCCTTGCCGACGAATTCAAGGCGGCGCTGGAACACGTCATGGGTCCGCAAAAACAAATCGAAGCCGTCACGATCGGCGCTGAAGACGATTCCGATCTGTGTCGCAGCGACATTATCGAAGCGGTGAATCGCGTCGACAGCGGCGATGGGGTTGCGATCCTCACCGACATGTTCGGCGGCACGCCCTCTAATCTCGCCATTTCCTGCATGAGCCGCCCGAAGGTGGAAGTGCTCGCAGGCATCAACCTTCCGATGCTGGTCAAGCTTGCCAAGGTCCGCGAAGAGCGAACGCTACCCGACGCCATTGCCATGGCCCAGGAAGCCGGCCGCAAATACGTGACCATCGCCAGCCGGGTGCTTGCCGGAAAATGA
- a CDS encoding HPr kinase/phosphorylase: MSVLAAEPTIHASAVLVGNRAVLIRGPSGAGKSRLAFDLILAGRAGQIAPVRLVGDDRVHVWAEGGQLMIRPAPALAGLIEIRGLGIRRCDFAAEAPAGLVVDLNAADAERLPPPEALQIRIKGISIPRIPVQRGFSGLPLVIAELTMTANSSSARPSADCSKEFGNHITPTLATE; encoded by the coding sequence ATGAGTGTCTTGGCAGCCGAACCCACCATTCATGCCTCCGCCGTCCTGGTGGGCAACCGCGCGGTGCTCATTCGCGGGCCCTCAGGTGCCGGCAAATCGCGCCTTGCCTTCGACCTCATCCTCGCTGGCCGCGCAGGCCAGATTGCTCCGGTCAGGCTCGTCGGCGACGACCGCGTGCACGTATGGGCAGAAGGCGGACAACTGATGATTCGCCCCGCCCCCGCTTTGGCCGGCCTGATCGAGATCAGGGGCTTGGGAATCCGCCGTTGCGACTTTGCGGCCGAGGCGCCAGCCGGCCTCGTCGTCGATCTCAATGCCGCCGACGCTGAACGGCTTCCACCGCCGGAAGCCCTGCAAATCCGCATCAAGGGTATTTCGATACCAAGGATTCCCGTCCAACGGGGATTTTCCGGGCTTCCACTGGTCATTGCCGAGCTTACAATGACCGCGAATTCATCTTCCGCACGACCTTCGGCGGATTGCTCGAAGGAATTTGGTAACCATATCACCCCCACACTCGCGACCGAATAG
- a CDS encoding stimulus-sensing domain-containing protein yields MDGAATENAPSASWQPFGWLRRFGQFAFALSFSSLTRRIVSLNIAGLLALVASILYLSQFRAGLIDARAQSLLVQAEIIAGAIAASATVETNAITIDPDKLADLKTGETVSAPDELSGLDFPINPERVAPVLRRLISPTKTRARIYDRDGVLILDSRSLYGRGDVLRFELPPPSVEKPGIAERTMIAIRTWLNRGDLPLYTELGPENGNGYQEVAHSLTGQKASMVRVNDRGEVIVSVAVPVQRFRAIHGSLMLSTQGDDIDQMVTAERLAILKVGGVASAVMIVLSLALASTIAGPVRRLADSAERVRRRIRTRVEIPDFTGRRDEIGHLSGALRDMTSALYNRIEAIEMFAADVAHELKNPLTSLRSAVETLPLARTENSRARLLDVIEHDVKRLDRLISDISDASRLDAELQRQDTAPVDLRSLLTALAAAANETRRGNNVSVDLRFEGRGSVDSFCVPGHDSRLGQVVSNLLSNAQSFSEPGSKVRITCRNRRSNIEIIVDDDGPGIREDALSRIFERFYTDRPHQGFGQNSGLGLSISKQIVEAHGGRIWAENRIGPVDANGEATVAGARFTVRLPT; encoded by the coding sequence ATGGATGGTGCTGCTACAGAAAATGCGCCCTCGGCATCATGGCAGCCGTTCGGCTGGTTGCGGCGGTTCGGCCAGTTCGCCTTTGCGTTAAGCTTCTCGAGCCTCACGCGGCGCATCGTTTCGCTCAACATCGCCGGCCTGCTGGCGCTGGTGGCGAGCATTCTCTATCTGTCGCAATTCCGCGCCGGCCTGATCGACGCGCGCGCGCAGAGCCTGCTGGTGCAGGCCGAAATCATCGCCGGCGCGATCGCGGCGTCCGCAACCGTCGAAACCAACGCCATCACCATCGATCCGGACAAGCTGGCCGATCTGAAAACCGGCGAAACCGTCAGCGCGCCGGACGAACTTTCCGGGCTCGATTTTCCGATCAATCCCGAACGGGTGGCGCCGGTGCTGCGCCGGCTGATTTCGCCGACCAAGACCCGCGCCCGCATCTACGACCGCGACGGCGTCCTGATCCTCGACAGCCGCAGCCTGTATGGCCGCGGCGACGTGCTGCGTTTCGAGCTGCCGCCGCCCTCGGTGGAAAAGCCCGGGATCGCCGAACGCACGATGATCGCGATCCGGACCTGGCTCAATCGTGGCGACCTGCCGCTCTACACCGAACTCGGCCCCGAGAACGGCAACGGCTACCAGGAAGTCGCACACTCGCTGACCGGCCAGAAAGCCAGCATGGTGCGCGTCAACGACCGCGGCGAAGTGATCGTCTCGGTCGCGGTGCCTGTGCAGCGCTTCCGCGCGATCCACGGCTCGCTGATGCTTTCGACGCAAGGCGATGACATCGACCAGATGGTCACCGCCGAGCGGCTCGCCATTCTGAAAGTCGGTGGCGTCGCTTCCGCCGTGATGATCGTGCTGTCGCTGGCGCTCGCGAGCACGATCGCAGGCCCGGTGCGCCGGCTCGCCGACAGCGCCGAACGGGTCCGCCGCCGCATCCGCACCCGCGTGGAAATCCCCGACTTCACCGGCCGCCGCGACGAGATCGGGCATCTCTCCGGCGCGCTGCGCGACATGACGAGCGCGCTTTATAACCGCATCGAGGCGATCGAGATGTTCGCCGCCGACGTCGCCCATGAATTGAAGAATCCGCTGACCTCGTTGCGCTCGGCGGTGGAAACCCTGCCGCTCGCCCGCACCGAGAACAGCCGCGCGCGGCTGCTCGACGTGATCGAGCATGACGTCAAGCGCCTCGACCGGCTGATATCGGACATTTCGGATGCAAGCCGGCTCGATGCCGAGTTGCAGCGCCAGGACACGGCGCCTGTCGATCTCCGCAGCCTTCTCACAGCGCTCGCCGCGGCCGCCAACGAAACCAGGCGCGGGAACAATGTCTCCGTCGACCTGCGTTTCGAGGGACGAGGCTCGGTCGATTCGTTCTGCGTTCCAGGCCACGATTCACGACTCGGGCAGGTCGTTTCCAATCTGCTGTCGAACGCGCAGTCGTTCTCCGAACCCGGCAGCAAGGTGCGGATCACCTGCCGGAACAGGCGCTCGAACATTGAAATCATCGTCGATGATGACGGGCCTGGCATTCGCGAGGACGCGCTCTCGCGCATCTTCGAGCGCTTTTACACCGATCGCCCGCATCAGGGCTTTGGCCAGAATTCGGGACTGGGGCTGTCGATCTCCAAGCAGATCGTCGAAGCCCATGGCGGACGGATCTGGGCCGAAAATCGCATTGGTCCTGTTGACGCGAACGGCGAAGCGACAGTGGCCGGTGCCCGCTTTACGGTCCGGCTTCCGACGTAA
- a CDS encoding response regulator transcription factor, which produces MPTIALVDDDRNILTSVSIALEAEGYRIMTYTDGASALDGFRTSPPDLAILDIKMPRMDGMETLRRLRQKSDLPVIFLTSKDEEIDELFGLKMGADDFIRKPFSQRLLVERVKAVLRRSAPKDPTAVPKETDAKALDRGLLRMDPERHTCTWKNEPVTLTVTEFLILQALATRPGVVKSRNALMDAAYDDQVYVDDRTIDSHIKRLRKKFKVVDDDFEMIETLYGVGYRFKEA; this is translated from the coding sequence ATGCCCACAATTGCTTTGGTCGATGACGACCGCAACATTCTTACTTCAGTCTCAATTGCGCTCGAGGCCGAAGGTTATCGCATCATGACCTATACGGATGGTGCGTCAGCGCTGGACGGATTTCGGACCAGCCCGCCCGACCTTGCCATCCTCGACATCAAGATGCCGCGGATGGACGGCATGGAAACACTGAGGCGCCTGCGGCAAAAATCCGACCTGCCGGTGATTTTCCTGACGTCCAAGGACGAGGAAATCGACGAGTTGTTCGGCCTCAAAATGGGTGCCGACGATTTCATCCGCAAACCGTTTTCGCAGCGGCTCCTGGTCGAGCGCGTCAAGGCCGTGCTGCGCCGTTCGGCCCCGAAGGATCCGACCGCCGTGCCGAAGGAAACCGACGCCAAGGCGCTGGATCGCGGCCTGTTGCGCATGGATCCGGAACGCCACACCTGCACGTGGAAGAACGAGCCGGTCACGCTCACCGTGACGGAGTTTCTCATTCTTCAGGCGCTCGCTACGCGCCCCGGCGTCGTCAAGAGCCGCAACGCGTTGATGGACGCGGCCTATGACGACCAGGTTTATGTCGACGATCGCACCATCGACAGCCACATCAAGCGGCTGCGCAAGAAGTTCAAGGTCGTGGACGACGATTTCGAAATGATCGAAACCCTCTATGGGGTCGGATACCGTTTCAAGGAAGCCTGA
- a CDS encoding HugZ family protein, whose amino-acid sequence MQLTPDFEPAKMVKSLLRRSRQGALATLMVASGDPYCSLVNVASHPDGSPVLLISRLAIHTGNLLADARVSLMLDERVEGDPLEGARIMLSGHAEEITDDRDMVRQRYLNAHPTADVFVDFKDFSFFKIRLSGTHLVAGFGRIIDLEPAQFLTEISDARALLEAEQSAVEHMNTDHQEALGLYATRLLGAGPADWRCSGIDPDGIDLQAGSTTLRLDFPERITGPGELRKMLVRLAEQARAQT is encoded by the coding sequence ATGCAATTGACCCCGGATTTCGAGCCCGCCAAGATGGTTAAGTCGCTTTTGCGCCGGAGCCGGCAGGGCGCATTGGCGACGCTGATGGTGGCAAGCGGCGATCCGTATTGCTCGCTGGTGAATGTCGCGAGCCATCCGGACGGTTCGCCTGTTCTGTTGATCTCCCGTCTCGCGATTCACACCGGGAACCTGCTCGCCGACGCGCGCGTCTCGTTGATGCTGGACGAGCGGGTCGAAGGCGACCCGCTCGAGGGCGCGCGGATCATGCTGTCGGGCCATGCCGAGGAGATCACCGACGACCGCGACATGGTGCGCCAGCGTTATCTCAACGCCCATCCGACGGCTGATGTATTCGTCGACTTCAAGGATTTTTCGTTCTTCAAAATACGTCTGTCCGGGACACATCTGGTCGCCGGATTTGGACGGATCATCGACCTTGAACCTGCACAGTTCTTGACCGAGATCTCCGACGCGCGCGCGCTGCTGGAGGCCGAACAAAGCGCGGTCGAGCATATGAACACCGACCATCAGGAAGCGCTCGGCCTCTATGCCACGAGGCTCCTGGGCGCGGGTCCCGCCGACTGGCGTTGCAGCGGTATCGACCCGGACGGCATCGACCTTCAAGCCGGCAGCACGACCTTGCGGCTCGATTTTCCCGAACGGATCACCGGCCCGGGCGAGCTTCGCAAGATGCTGGTCCGCCTGGCGGAACAGGCGCGGGCGCAGACCTAG